Sequence from the Brachionichthys hirsutus isolate HB-005 chromosome 4, CSIRO-AGI_Bhir_v1, whole genome shotgun sequence genome:
CCTTTCCCACAGAAGAGTTTGGACCACGCAGCAGTGATGAAGATGTTGTTTATCTCCATGGTGACGAAGTGGCCGATCAACACGAGGCTTAAATGTGTCGCTACCgaataaaatgagaaagaaaaagcacagaAACCGGAGCGGAAACCGTCTTTTCTATTTTACGCGCGGTTGCGTAAACCCATAAAGTCGCGGCGCAAAGACGCAACACGAGTCGTGCGTTACTTACGCGCTGGTGCGGGCTGGTGCGGGCTGGTGCGTGCTGCGCGGTGAGGTCTCCTCGGTgcggagggagagagggagtgagtggaggaggaggaggagaaggaggaaacctctgctgctcctctctccctccctctgcctgtTTCTCAGGCCAACAGGGTGACTTTTATCGCTGGTGAAAGGGTCTGCATGCCTGACAGGGaggacgtgtgcgtgtgtgcgtgcgtgcgtgtgcgtgtatgcgcacTTTCAGGCTCATCGGGGAAAAGGCACTGCAGTAATAGTTTCCATCCACAGCTGGAAATAATAGAGATTCTCACGGAGGCTCCGTGGCCCCGCCCTCCGGAGCTTGACgtgcgtggaggaggaggagtcttctGAAGAAACGCGCGTGAATGGAAGCATGATGCGTTCAAAAGACTGGGACGTTTCATGTTTCAGCTCAGGTGTGAAATCCTGTCTTATTTCTGTGTTGTTTTCCTCGCCTGTTTGCATTCAGGAAAACATTCCCAAATGGTCTCTGGGAATTCTCTGCATTTCCATGTGAGCGTCTGCGGCTTAAAATGCAATGAGTTCAGGATAGCCACGCCCATTCCCTCAAGTAGGTGTGGCCAActtgtcctcctcctggtctATTGTGACCTCACAGTTGCCTTAAAATCTGAACAGGAAATGTTCTCTGGTATaaagagcaagaaaaagaaacaggatgtgtttttttatatatcttgGCCgatttttagtttattttagtttattttgcaCAAGACAGGAGCTTTAACTGTGTTCAATGCTTCCCAGTAGAATCACCCCGCGAGCCCATCTGGAGTATTTGAGTCTTACTTTTGACGTTTTTGTCGCTTCCTTCTCAGCTTTTTTCTGATAATATTATTGACCTCAAAATCTGTGTATTTTCAAGATCACGTCCCGTTTTAATAACACGAAACAGAACTTCATGGAATAAGGGAGggtaaaaaaaattgaattctTGCAAATTACTCGCCCAGTATTTGGGAAAACCTCAGATACATCCTGCTACTGCTGAATCCACAGtgtccctgcagcagcagagtaaACGTGTTGCTCTCCCAGAGCTTTATCTATCCCCTGTTCCCTTGTCCTGAGAGAGACATTagtctgcagcagctctgccATCCAAGACAAATATTTAACGAGTTGGCTGCGAGATCAGCGAGCAAAGGTCACGGCTCTCTTTTGCTCTGGAGTCCATCTTCTGGTTGGACCGAGGAGACGACAACCAACAAGCTGGAAAACATTAAGGCTACGTCATTCAGGCTTTGGCATCTGTGAGGCATCAGTAACGACagtgaacatttttatttccttcttttattTGTAGGAAAATGCAAGTCAGTGAAAAACAGTATCCTTTAACTAATTATTCCGAAGTAACTGACTTCCTCCTGGAGTGACTGTCTCGCGTGAAGCCGCATGGGAATCAATCGGAACCGTCGGCAGGATGTACTTTACCCGGACCTCCAGCAGGGGTCGCCAGAGTCTTAATGCCGCCTTCGGTTTGGAGAAGCCATAAAATCCAATAAAACGCTGATCATGTTCATGACTTCTACCCTCGACGTCACGTTCCCGATGCTTTTCTGACAGTCGACACATACGCTAAGAACTACAGAATGAAGACCGGCAATTCGGAAATGACAGATCTTTCCAGGAAATATGTGTGTGAAGTGATGCAATCATTAATGCAAAAATATagataatagaaaaaaaaaagtaataatatttgAAGTGCAGTTTTGTTGGTTTTATGTTATAATTTCACATTAGAGTTTCGGTAAGGAAGAGAAAGTTGGAAAAGCATCATCGCTGATCTTCGTTCGACACAATGGGCAGGATTGTAATTCCTGGAGGACTTTGTAGGAGCAGGAAATGCACAGATCACAAGGCAGAGTGACCTTGGCATGTCTTTTCATGCATTTCGCACAGTCCGTTACGCCGCCTGGGATCAAAACAGAGACGTCTGACATCAGAACAAACTCTTGTTTACATCCTCCTCATTTCTAACCAGAAAGGTGCTAAAAGCCAACGTCACATTCAGTTGGAAGGAACCGTCCTCACCTTCTGGGATTCCCAATCCAAGACCGGATGTGATTTGACTTCCTGCATCAGGAGTCGACATGAGCTTCTTTACGTCAACGGTTCTCTTAGTCTCCCTTTCCTGTGCAAGACCGGACTGATTGGTGGAAAGCCCCACCTGATTGTTTGAGCCTGCAGAAAAGAGAGGATCAATCAAGCTGCTTCATTTACCCACAACAGAAATGCCAACAATGACTTCCAGTTCTAGTTCAATCCCTGTAGAAGAACATTGCATGATAAGGCAGTCATTCATGAAACACGTTTCCTTGTACAAAAATAAGGTTTCTTTGAATTCCAAGAATCATTTGACACCACCTGAACAAACTCTTGTTTACACCCTCCTCATTTCTAACCAGAAAGGTGCTAAAAGCCAACGTCACATTTGGATGGAAGGAACCGTCCTCACCTTCTGGGATTCCCATTCCAAGATCTGATGTGCATTGACTTCCTGCTTCAGGAGTCAATAGGAACGTCTCTACCTCAACGGTTCTCTTAGTCTCCCTTTCCTGTGCAAGACCGGACTGATTGGTGCAAAGCCCCACCTGATTGTTTGAACCTGCAGAAAAGAGAGGATCAATCAAGCTGCTTCATTTACCCACAACAGAAATACCAACAATGACTTCCATTTCTAGCCCATCTGGGTAGAAGAACATCCCATGATGAGGCAAAGTCATTGATCAAACACGCTTCCTTGTACAAAAATAAGGTTTCTTTGAATTCTAAGAATCATTTGATATGACTTGAACAAACTCTTGTTTACATCCTCCTCATTTTAAACCAAAAAGGTGCTAAAAGCCAACGTCACATCTGGTAGGAAGAAACCGTCCTCACCTTCTGGGATTCCCATTCCAAGACTGGATGTGCGTTGACTTCCCTTTGCATGAAGAGTCAACAGGAGCTTCTTTACATCAACGGTTCTCTTAGTCTCCCTTTCCTGTGCAAGACCGGACTGATTGGTGGAAAGCCCCACCTGATTGTTTGAACCTGCAGAAAAGAGAGGATCGATCAAGCTGCTTCATTTGCCCACAACAGAAATGCCAACAATGACTTCCATTTCTAGCCCATCTGGGTAGAAGAACATCCCATGATGAGGCAAAGTCATTCATGAAACACGTTTCCTTGTACAAAAATAAGGTTTCTTTGAATTCCAAGAATCACTTGACACCACCTGAACAAACACTTGTTTACACCCTCCTCATTTCTAACCAGAAAAGCGCTAAAAGCCAACGTCACATTCGGTAGAAAGGAACCGTCCTCACCTTCTGGGATTCCCATTCCAAGATCTGATGTGGGTTGACTTCCTGCATCAGGAGTCAACAGGAGCTTCTCTACCTCAACTGTTCTCTTGGTCTCCTCTTCTTGTGCAAGACCAGATGTGCTTTGACTTCCCTTTACACGAGGAGTCGACATGAACTTCTCTACCTCAACTCTTGTCATCTTCTCCCTTTGGTCTGAAGGACAGGACCGTTTGGTGTAAAGCCCCACCTGTTTCTTTGAGCCTGCAGCAAAGGGTGGATCAATCAAGCTGCTTCATTTACCCACAACAGGAATGCCAACAATGACTTCCATTTCTAGCGTGTGTGAAATGCAGCAGACACAAATGAACAGGCATGGCTGTATTTCACACCATAGTCATGTGATCGGTAATACGAACCGATGAGGTAAACTGCGGTTGTCCTTTGGAAGATGTCGATGATGGCCCATAATGGCTTGCAGAGATCAACTTTTCCAAGTCCAGGCATTTCTTTTGTTACATTTCCTTCCGTTTGTTTTATACATATGACGCCTCTACCATTAAAAGAGAGGTGTACCTCTGAATCTGGGTGAAGAAAGCCTTCAGGAAGGGGGTAAACCCAGTGCCCAGGTGACCTGATGAGGAATGGGCAGACCGCGGTGGGCAGAGGCAAAGATCTGGATGAAGGTGGCACATTGGTGAAGCCAACGTACACACCTTTATCCCAGAAGTTCGACTTATTCGCCATCTTCAGACAGAGCGTCTCGTTTTTTTCCACCGGACGGCTGCTGAACACCAGACCGTCACAATTTGTGTTCGACAACCTCGTCGCTAGTCGGCGTGAATGGCTCAGGGTGACGTTGCCTCCCTTGACCAGTGGGTGGAAGGTAATGGGTTCAAGGCAGTGTCTGTCACAAACGTGTGTCGCCGCATCTGTAAAGTATCAGAATCACAGTTGAAGAGAAAGTCATTGTCGGCTTCTTCAGGAATGCAAAGTAGAACATTCGTTTCTACAAAATCATACATATCTATTTTTatgtggatggaaaaaaaaagacaattcctGACAATGACTCTTAGATCTAACAGGAAGTTACAAAACATTGATCCTCTTATCTGTGAAGACACAGGATAAACGTCTGACCAGATTTCCTACGGCGAAGCGCCTTCATCTCGTCGCGTCAGGCTGCCCGTATCTCGCCGTCATGAGACAAGACGTTCCCTCTGTCACGAAGCACGCTGGAGTCCGGGAAGGAGGAGCCAAACTTCGGAGATGAAAAGATTGCAGTTGAACAAGTCGGTCCTGCATCTGTGTAGATGAGCATCACATGATGAGGGAAAGTCATCCATCAAACACGTCttcttgtacacacacacaaaaaaaaaaaacaggttttgcTGAATTCCACTTTCTGGTTGGTCTAATCACGTGACCCGAGACGTTTGATGCTGCCGTTTCATTTCGAACCTTCAAACCTTGTGTCGACAGCAAATTAGACCCTCTTCCCTCTCGGGATGATAATTCCACATCCACCACATTTGTTTCTCACAGTTGACATGAATCCAACGCCTGGAGTTCAAGACACGGATTCTGCCTTTTAATCAGAGCGATTAGAATTAAATCAGGAACGCAAGTGTGTAATGTGATCTTTTTCCTGGgtggaaaaacacagaagagaagagTGTCTGAAGCCTGCCACGgtggaaaaataattatatttctaaataaaaaCCTGTCAAGACAAATAGCgtgtctgtttctgtgagtAAATATTGTCTACAGGGGCCCGCGATAGGGTGTAAatataattgtgtgtgtttgtactccGTATTGGATGATAGAGAATAAAGatgtacgtttttttttaaaggttttctttaaaaacactGGAGTAAAACACTTCGAGTACGAGTG
This genomic interval carries:
- the LOC137893253 gene encoding uncharacterized protein, translating into MANKSNFWDKGVYVGFTNVPPSSRSLPLPTAVCPFLIRSPGHWVYPLPEGFLHPDSEVHLSFNGRGVICIKQTEGNVTKEMPGLGKVDLCKPLWAIIDIFQRTTAVYLIGSKKQVGLYTKRSCPSDQREKMTRVEVEKFMSTPRVKGSQSTSGLAQEEETKRTVEVEKLLLTPDAGSQPTSDLGMGIPEGSNNQVGLSTNQSGLAQERETKRTVDVKKLLLTLHAKGSQRTSSLGMGIPEGSNNQVGLCTNQSGLAQERETKRTVEVETFLLTPEAGSQCTSDLGMGIPEGSNNQVGLSTNQSGLAQERETKRTVDVKKLMSTPDAGSQITSGLGLGIPEGGVTDCAKCMKRHAKVTLPCDLCISCSYKVLQELQSCPLCRTKISDDAFPTFSSLPKL